Below is a genomic region from Rosa chinensis cultivar Old Blush chromosome 5, RchiOBHm-V2, whole genome shotgun sequence.
TGTGCATCCAACTCCTTTAGAAGCCATGGCAGCTTCGGTAAAGACCCCAGACTCTTGCAATTTCTCAAGTCCAGTGACATCAGCCCAGAAGGGAGCTCGACGGGCAAAGACCCAAGACTCTCACAATACTCCAAGCCCAGGTATTCCAGCCCAGAAGGGAGCTCGACAGGCAAAGACCCAAGACTCTTGCAATACCCCAAGCTCAGGAACCTCAGCCTAGAAGGGAGCTCGACAGGCAAAGACCCAAGACTCTTGCAATTTGTCAAGTTCAGTTCTATCAGCCCAGAAGGTAGCTCGACAGGCAAAGACCCAAGACTCTTGCAATTTCTCAAGTCCAGTACCCTCAGCCGAGAAGGTAGCTCCTCAAGAGAGAGGCAGCTATTTAGACGAAGATATAGGAGCGAATTCAGCCTACGAGTGCTGCTTGGAATATTCTTAAGCTCTTTACATGTTCCAAGATTCAATTCATAAAGCTTCTCGTGACACCAAATTGATGAAGGCAATTCTTCTATTGCAGTCCGATCCAATCGTAAGACTTTCAGATTGCCTGGCATCTCTGGGAGAATTTTGAGATTGGAGCAGTCATCCAGATGGAGACGAGTAAGCTTGGCGAGATGCTGAAAAGACAAAGGAAGTTGAACCAAACTTGTACAACCTTCAAGATCAATTCTCTCGAGATTTGGACTCTCTGAGAGATCTGGAACCTCAGCCAGGTGCTTGGACAGACGAAGATCGATCTCTTTTAAGCTCCCAAGACTGATCTGTAACAAATCAAAGACAGTTAATGGCCAGAGTTATCTTTTCCACACCATTTTTCATACACGTACGAGAATTAAATTAAGCAAACCTTCAGGCCTTTATCCCAAAGTCGCTCAAGTCGGCTGCCTTGCATATGAAGCACAACAAGATTGTCTGGACAAAACTTTGATGGCAGAGAATTCAAAGGGTAGCCATCCCAGTGCAGGATTCTAAGGGCTTGAGGAAGACACTTGAGACCCTGAGGAAGGTGAACTTTGTTGACCCATGACTTCGAGTAAGAGTGACGCTCAAACTGTAACTTAAGTAATCTTAGATTATGCATCTTTTTGAAAGCTGAAGGATTTATGTCAAGATCTGTAATGGGATCCATGGACATGCCTAAGCATTCAATTGCTTGAGTTCCCTGAAAATCAAGAACAAAATATAAATGAGCATACGGTAGAGAACAAAAATTAATCTACTCAAAACAATATCTATCGGCATGCATCCAACTTGTTCAAAGAAATTGTGTTGCTGTTATTTTTTTCATAAAGGTGACTGCATTTGTGGTTCTTACCCTCTTATGTTTTAGTACATAACCGACATCCTTAGCAGTCCACAATCTACTGCGTTGTCCGGGGTCTTTAATGCATTCATCGAGAACAATTGTCTGACCCATTTCTTGTATCAAATCATGCATCTCTACTCTTGGAAAATGACCCTTTATTGATATGAGAGACATATCGATGAGAAGTCTTATTCCTGCATTCGCACAGAAGCCAGAGGCATCTAACATTCTTATTGCATCAGCTATACACTCTCCTTTATAGTAACATGCGATGTCGAGAAATATATCCTtctcattttgatgtaatcCATTATAACTCAACCTCAATACATTCTGGATATTTTGGTTGGGAAATTTTTTCACTTTATCCAACTCACTTTCCCAGTCTTCTTTGCTCCTGCAATTAGAGAATACGGAAGCCAAGATTTTAAGAGCCAATGGATTGCCTCGAGCATAATCTACCACCTCTTTTGCAAAAGTTGTATAATCACCTGGGGGAGACTTATTTCTAAAAGCTATCAAATGAAAGAGCTCAAGAGCTTCATCAACCTCTAATTCCTTAACTTCATATATCTTATCATCATCAGCACCATTCCTAAATATGCGTTTATTTCTGGTTGTTACAAGGATTCTACTTCCAGGGCCAAACAGATTGCAATCACCTCCAGCTAAAGGTTCTAATTGGGAAAGCTCactcacatcatcaagaacaatgaGGGACTTCGTACGGCGAAGCCTCTCTCGTGCAAAAGTTGATATAATAGATGGAGTGGCCATACATAGATTTTCTTCCTTCAGTAGTGTACGAAGAATCTGATTCCACAAATCATTTAGCCCATGTTTCGCCTCTGATTCCCTGACATTTGCAATAAAGCAGCAAGCTTCGAATTGAGAAGAGAGTCGATCAAATACAACCTCAGCAATGGTGGTCTTACCGATACCACCCATACCCCAAATACCTACAATCTGGACATCCAGTGAGTTGAGAcataataacaattcaacttgtTGAATGTGTTTTTCCATTCCAACCAGGCCCTTTAAACCCCGTGCGATTTGCAATTTGCgattcaatttctccaaaatgTCATTGACCACAACCTTA
It encodes:
- the LOC112201549 gene encoding disease resistance-like protein DSC1; this translates as MAAASSCSDIIPQEKHDVFLSFRGEDTRNTFTSHLYEALRQKKIQTYIDDKLERGDEISPALLKAISESKLSVIIFSKNYASSTWCLDELVHILQCRGEQIVIPIFYGIDPSVVRKQSGIYADAFVQHEERFKGTKEGKVLAWRGALKTAADISGFDSQTIRPESDLVKVVVNDILEKLNRKLQIARGLKGLVGMEKHIQQVELLLCLNSLDVQIVGIWGMGGIGKTTIAEVVFDRLSSQFEACCFIANVRESEAKHGLNDLWNQILRTLLKEENLCMATPSIISTFARERLRRTKSLIVLDDVSELSQLEPLAGGDCNLFGPGSRILVTTRNKRIFRNGADDDKIYEVKELEVDEALELFHLIAFRNKSPPGDYTTFAKEVVDYARGNPLALKILASVFSNCRSKEDWESELDKVKKFPNQNIQNVLRLSYNGLHQNEKDIFLDIACYYKGECIADAIRMLDASGFCANAGIRLLIDMSLISIKGHFPRVEMHDLIQEMGQTIVLDECIKDPGQRSRLWTAKDVGYVLKHKRGTQAIECLGMSMDPITDLDINPSAFKKMHNLRLLKLQFERHSYSKSWVNKVHLPQGLKCLPQALRILHWDGYPLNSLPSKFCPDNLVVLHMQGSRLERLWDKGLKISLGSLKEIDLRLSKHLAEVPDLSESPNLERIDLEGCTSLVQLPLSFQHLAKLTRLHLDDCSNLKILPEMPGNLKVLRLDRTAIEELPSSIWCHEKLYELNLGTCKELKNIPSSTRRLNSLLYLRLNSCLSLEELPSRLRVLDLRNCKSLGSLPVELPSGLIELNLTNCKSLGSLPVELPSRLRFLSLGYCKSLGSLPVELPSGLEYLGLEYCESLGSLPVELPSGLMSLDLRNCKSLGSLPKLPWLLKELDAHGCTSLETVSSSMRTAPIQGRDQYVQYWENIWPGNEELVFINCVKLDQRARSNIMADAQLTVMRFASRRHKKWNGTKIVCPGNEIPKWVRYQSEGCSINIKLPPHWFRQGFLGYALCIVVAFNNYTPPPDFKYPYFCCGAHHKTNNGHKERCDCDLDISLPDDMILNSDHVFLWCFCPYFVRFGITINREDSEASFDFMLYQHTDRSRIGKNKEPIDPSTVRVKRCGVSLLYAQDLEKLLGGIDEDVVMEPKQVVEEEDFIIKTKRGRDESELSGSGTTASFKEEDNDQLPPQSSKRKINIM